In Desulfovibrio litoralis DSM 11393, a genomic segment contains:
- the rpmE gene encoding 50S ribosomal protein L31 yields MKEKIHPKLFKAKLICACGNEIEALSVKGEVVQVEICSSCHPFYTGKQRFVDTAGRIDRFRKKYANTTK; encoded by the coding sequence ATGAAAGAAAAAATTCACCCAAAATTATTTAAAGCAAAACTTATTTGTGCATGTGGCAACGAAATAGAAGCTCTTTCCGTTAAAGGAGAAGTAGTACAGGTTGAAATCTGCTCAAGCTGCCACCCTTTTTATACCGGTAAACAACGTTTTGTTGATACCGCCGGACGTATTGACCGCTTCCGCAAAAAATACGCCAACACAACTAAGTAA
- a CDS encoding glycosyltransferase family 4 protein gives MKLVIIGNQSRAMNNFWTVLICNAIAKGHEVVAFLPDADEWTEKLHELGVKIRFYPLDRKGLNPLNDYKTVIALKKLLEEEKPDRLFVYTIKAVIYGSLAAALAKYPKKEYRYAMITGLGYAFEADSFLKKSLRMVAVLLYRLALNQVNTVFFQNQDDKELFEELHILPKNIEIQFSPGTGVDTLLFSEVPLPEAQQHFLLVARLLEAKGIRDFYYAAKIVKEQYPDTIFSILGPEENGVGGIPLSEVRDWEKEGVLQYLGATNDVRPYIAEASVMVLPSYREGTPCALLEGMSMGRAVLATKVPGCKEVVKNKVNGFLSPVQDPEALADIMIKFIEIPALSKSMGHEGRKFAEERFDANKVAENLLTHFKL, from the coding sequence ATGAAGCTGGTTATAATTGGAAATCAGTCCAGAGCCATGAATAATTTTTGGACTGTCTTAATCTGTAATGCGATTGCCAAAGGGCATGAAGTTGTGGCGTTTTTGCCTGATGCAGACGAGTGGACAGAAAAGCTCCATGAACTTGGTGTTAAAATACGTTTTTATCCTTTAGATCGTAAAGGTTTAAATCCGCTTAACGATTATAAAACCGTTATTGCCTTAAAAAAACTTTTGGAAGAAGAAAAGCCCGATCGTCTTTTTGTTTATACGATAAAAGCTGTTATTTACGGTTCTTTGGCTGCTGCTTTGGCTAAATATCCCAAAAAAGAATATCGTTATGCTATGATAACTGGCTTGGGTTATGCCTTTGAAGCAGATAGCTTTTTGAAAAAAAGCCTTAGAATGGTCGCCGTATTGCTCTATCGTCTTGCCTTAAACCAAGTGAATACGGTGTTTTTTCAAAACCAAGACGATAAAGAACTTTTTGAAGAATTACATATTCTTCCAAAAAATATAGAGATTCAATTTTCACCGGGAACGGGGGTTGATACGCTTTTGTTTTCCGAAGTTCCACTGCCTGAGGCTCAACAACATTTTTTACTTGTGGCTCGACTTTTGGAAGCAAAAGGCATTAGAGATTTTTATTATGCGGCTAAAATTGTTAAAGAACAATATCCCGACACGATTTTTAGTATTTTAGGGCCTGAAGAAAACGGGGTTGGCGGAATTCCTTTAAGTGAAGTGAGAGACTGGGAAAAAGAAGGGGTCTTGCAATATCTGGGTGCTACTAATGATGTGCGTCCTTATATTGCCGAAGCTTCAGTAATGGTTTTGCCTTCTTATCGAGAGGGAACTCCTTGTGCTTTATTAGAAGGAATGAGCATGGGGCGGGCTGTGCTTGCCACTAAAGTTCCGGGTTGTAAAGAAGTTGTTAAAAATAAAGTTAACGGTTTTTTATCTCCCGTTCAAGACCCCGAAGCTCTTGCGGATATTATGATAAAATTTATTGAAATACCTGCATTGAGTAAAAGTATGGGGCATGAGGGGCGCAAATTTGCAGAAGAAAGATTTGATGCGAATAAAGTTGCCGAAAACCTTTTAACACATTTTAAACTATAA
- a CDS encoding DUF1385 domain-containing protein, giving the protein MEGIMLRHGSRLALAVRKPNGEIISKVIPWYSLTSSPLLKKPFLRGFPTLVETLINGIRALNMSATVAVEDDAQELTPWHLALTLIISIGMALLLFVVIPHVLTIGINNAGLSSGVENLSFHIWDGLFKMSMFVGYIAAISFVPDIRRVFQFHGAEHKIINAYETGANVTAASAANFSRLHPRCGTTFLLFVISISILLHVIFVPSLMHFWTPENAILKHSVIILVKLILIVPISSCAYELIRFAAKMNNSLLTKILQAPGLLLQKMTTKEPDQSQLEVAVVALYEVLGPIPPNFVTPPAYSNWE; this is encoded by the coding sequence ATGGAAGGCATTATGTTGCGTCATGGTTCTCGCTTGGCTCTTGCCGTTCGCAAACCAAACGGTGAAATTATCTCAAAAGTAATTCCATGGTACTCTTTAACCTCTTCGCCTTTGTTAAAAAAACCTTTTCTCAGAGGTTTTCCGACTTTAGTTGAAACTTTAATTAACGGAATCAGAGCCTTGAATATGTCTGCCACTGTTGCAGTAGAAGACGACGCCCAAGAACTTACCCCTTGGCACTTGGCTCTTACCTTAATTATTTCAATAGGTATGGCACTCTTACTTTTTGTTGTAATTCCTCATGTATTGACAATAGGTATTAATAACGCAGGACTTTCCTCCGGAGTTGAAAATTTATCTTTTCATATTTGGGACGGGCTGTTTAAAATGTCCATGTTTGTCGGATATATTGCCGCTATTTCTTTTGTTCCCGATATAAGACGAGTCTTTCAATTTCACGGAGCGGAACATAAAATCATTAACGCTTATGAAACAGGAGCAAACGTTACCGCCGCTTCTGCCGCAAACTTTAGTCGCCTCCACCCTCGTTGTGGAACAACTTTTTTACTCTTCGTTATTTCTATTTCCATTCTTTTACACGTTATTTTTGTACCGTCTTTAATGCACTTTTGGACACCTGAAAACGCTATATTAAAGCATTCTGTCATTATTTTGGTTAAATTAATACTGATTGTTCCAATTAGTTCTTGTGCCTATGAGCTTATTCGTTTTGCGGCAAAAATGAACAACAGTTTATTGACAAAAATTTTACAAGCCCCGGGTTTACTTTTACAAAAAATGACGACCAAAGAACCCGATCAGTCTCAACTCGAAGTTGCTGTTGTTGCTCTTTACGAGGTCTTAGGGCCAATACCGCCAAATTTTGTAACACCACCAGCCTATAGTAATTGGGAGTAA
- a CDS encoding FmdB family zinc ribbon protein, which translates to MPIYEYHCEDCQQLFEHWQTSHTPQETIDCPICKGKGHKIISNTSFVLKGGGWYATEYGKSKSENTKDTDSKNTAPKENTATSSTAQTPASTPSGSTPTN; encoded by the coding sequence ATGCCAATTTACGAATATCATTGTGAAGATTGCCAACAACTCTTTGAACATTGGCAAACCAGTCATACACCCCAAGAAACAATAGACTGCCCCATTTGCAAAGGAAAAGGGCATAAAATAATCTCAAACACCTCTTTTGTTCTTAAAGGTGGCGGTTGGTACGCTACTGAATATGGAAAATCAAAATCGGAAAATACCAAAGACACTGACAGCAAAAATACTGCTCCCAAAGAAAATACAGCGACAAGCTCAACGGCTCAAACACCCGCTTCAACCCCTTCCGGTTCAACCCCAACAAATTAG
- a CDS encoding ABC transporter permease: protein MSVKTTLKFLSLRILKKFFWLCITFLGITILSFWIIHLAPGSPTELQTTLNPIASDLTRQRLDALYGLDRPLYVQYFDWVKRLVTLDFGNSLSSDARPVLEKISERLPLTVGMNIASLFLSLLIAVPLGIMSACKKGGWLDNLTTIFVFIGFAMPSFWLALILMIYFGIEWQIFPISGIKSMDYEYLSTFGKMKDILSHLALPLFVYTFGSLAGMSRFMRSSMLEVLNQDYILTARAKGLPEHVVIYKHALRNALLPVITLLGLSIPGLIGGSVIIESIFALPGLGQLFYTAVMSRDYPMIMGNLVLGAVLTLLGNLLADFCYGLADPRIRTGQHNQSGGE, encoded by the coding sequence ATGTCAGTAAAAACTACGTTAAAATTTTTATCATTAAGAATCTTAAAAAAATTCTTTTGGCTGTGCATTACTTTTTTGGGTATTACCATTTTGAGCTTTTGGATTATTCATTTAGCTCCCGGTTCTCCTACAGAATTACAAACAACTCTGAACCCTATTGCAAGCGACCTTACTCGCCAACGTCTTGATGCGTTATACGGTTTGGATCGTCCGCTTTATGTGCAATATTTTGATTGGGTAAAACGTCTTGTTACTCTTGATTTTGGAAATTCTCTTTCCAGTGATGCCAGACCGGTTTTGGAAAAAATCAGCGAGCGTTTACCTTTAACCGTTGGAATGAATATAGCGTCTTTGTTTTTGTCTTTATTGATTGCTGTTCCTTTGGGTATTATGTCGGCTTGTAAAAAAGGGGGCTGGCTAGATAATTTAACGACAATTTTTGTTTTTATCGGTTTTGCCATGCCTAGTTTTTGGCTTGCTTTAATTTTAATGATTTACTTTGGTATTGAATGGCAAATTTTTCCGATTTCAGGTATAAAATCAATGGATTATGAATATCTTAGCACTTTTGGAAAAATGAAAGATATTTTATCACATCTTGCCTTACCGCTTTTTGTCTATACCTTTGGGAGTTTGGCAGGCATGAGCCGTTTTATGCGTTCCTCTATGCTGGAAGTATTAAATCAAGACTATATTTTAACAGCTAGAGCTAAGGGTCTTCCCGAGCATGTTGTAATTTATAAACACGCACTGCGTAACGCATTGTTGCCCGTGATTACTTTGCTTGGTTTATCTATTCCCGGGTTGATTGGTGGAAGCGTGATAATAGAAAGCATTTTTGCTTTACCCGGGCTTGGTCAATTGTTTTATACTGCTGTAATGTCAAGAGATTATCCAATGATTATGGGAAACCTTGTCTTGGGTGCTGTTCTAACGCTTTTGGGTAATTTATTGGCTGATTTTTGCTACGGTTTAGCAGACCCTCGCATCAGAACAGGGCAACATAATCAAAGCGGGGGCGAATAA
- a CDS encoding YgiQ family radical SAM protein: protein MQKSEKKSLSKAVFENTPILPMTRQEMKQLGWSELDILLVSGDAYIDHPSFGVSLLGRWLVEHGFRVGVIAQPEWQGAEKNISNSLSKITDMGRPKLFAGVSAGAIDSMLAHYTAFRKKRHDDAYTPGGKNGSRPNRATIIYSNLLRQNFKDIPIVLGGIEASLRRITHYDFWTDALRLPLLCDAKADVLIYGMGEKAILELANKAKNALAKTQSEFLLRKDFVDVAKYTLGTAFISSGNNADDELKIISDQASNKEEYTIRVLPSLNEIKLKPELLIQSALTLEEQVHQADFYCIEKIDDKRNLILAPPQDNLTTSELDLLYGLAFSRLAHPLYKEPIPAWEMIRTSITSHRGCGGACSFCSLSLHQGRKISSRSSESILQELDKITFSSQTSKNFTNQTKIPKWASSISDVGGPSANMWQAVCTFEQKKCLRKSCMFPGVCKFFKIDQMQHIKLLRQINQHKNVNNVRVASGIRLDLALNQTEALEAYAREFTGGLLKIAPEHICEHVLTLMRKPTLERFEAFLERFQRSSEQAKKEQYIIPYLMSAFPGCEDKDMLMLKKWLAQKRWTPKQVQCFIPTPGTVATGMFYSKKDCDGNNIYVARSDADRMRQHYILIQGSEKRSK, encoded by the coding sequence ATGCAAAAGTCTGAAAAAAAATCTTTATCAAAAGCCGTTTTTGAAAATACGCCGATTTTACCCATGACTCGCCAAGAGATGAAACAACTTGGGTGGTCTGAGCTTGATATACTTTTAGTCTCGGGCGATGCTTATATTGATCACCCTTCTTTTGGGGTTTCTCTTTTAGGGCGTTGGTTGGTGGAGCATGGCTTTCGGGTTGGAGTTATTGCCCAACCTGAGTGGCAGGGAGCGGAAAAAAATATTTCTAACTCGTTATCTAAAATAACTGATATGGGTCGCCCAAAACTTTTTGCCGGGGTTAGCGCCGGGGCGATTGACTCTATGCTGGCACATTATACGGCGTTTAGAAAAAAACGCCATGATGATGCGTATACTCCCGGTGGGAAAAACGGTTCTCGTCCGAATAGAGCTACAATAATTTATAGTAATTTATTGCGTCAAAATTTTAAAGATATTCCAATTGTGCTTGGCGGAATTGAAGCTTCTTTAAGAAGAATAACACATTATGACTTTTGGACTGATGCCTTGCGTTTGCCTCTTTTGTGTGATGCTAAGGCAGATGTTTTAATTTACGGTATGGGTGAAAAAGCAATTTTAGAGTTGGCAAACAAAGCAAAAAACGCTTTAGCAAAGACTCAATCAGAGTTTTTGTTGCGAAAAGATTTTGTTGATGTTGCAAAATATACATTGGGAACAGCTTTTATTAGTTCTGGCAATAATGCGGACGATGAGCTAAAAATAATTTCAGATCAAGCTTCAAATAAAGAAGAATATACAATCAGAGTTTTACCAAGTTTAAATGAGATTAAATTAAAACCAGAATTGTTGATCCAGAGTGCTTTAACTTTAGAAGAACAGGTTCATCAGGCTGACTTTTATTGTATTGAAAAAATTGACGATAAACGCAACTTGATTTTAGCTCCCCCTCAAGATAACCTGACTACAAGCGAGTTAGATTTATTATATGGTTTAGCTTTTTCTCGCCTAGCTCACCCTTTATATAAAGAACCAATTCCGGCTTGGGAGATGATTCGTACAAGTATTACCAGCCACCGAGGTTGTGGTGGGGCTTGTTCTTTTTGTTCTCTTTCTTTACATCAAGGCAGGAAGATTAGCTCTCGTAGCTCTGAATCTATTTTACAAGAGCTTGATAAAATTACTTTTTCCTCTCAAACTTCAAAAAACTTTACAAATCAAACCAAAATTCCAAAGTGGGCAAGTTCGATTAGTGATGTCGGTGGTCCGAGTGCTAATATGTGGCAGGCGGTTTGTACGTTTGAACAAAAAAAATGTTTGCGAAAAAGTTGTATGTTTCCAGGTGTTTGTAAGTTTTTTAAAATAGATCAAATGCAACATATAAAGCTTTTACGTCAGATTAACCAACATAAAAATGTGAATAATGTTAGAGTTGCAAGCGGAATACGTCTTGATTTAGCCCTTAATCAAACCGAGGCGTTAGAGGCTTATGCAAGAGAATTTACGGGAGGTCTGTTAAAAATTGCCCCCGAACATATTTGCGAGCATGTTTTAACGTTGATGCGTAAACCTACTTTAGAGCGTTTTGAGGCATTTTTGGAGCGTTTTCAGCGTTCATCTGAGCAAGCGAAAAAAGAACAATATATTATCCCTTATTTAATGAGTGCTTTTCCGGGCTGTGAAGATAAAGATATGTTGATGTTAAAAAAATGGTTGGCTCAAAAAAGATGGACACCAAAGCAAGTGCAATGTTTTATTCCAACTCCGGGAACCGTTGCAACGGGAATGTTTTATTCAAAAAAAGATTGCGACGGAAATAATATTTATGTAGCACGCAGTGATGCTGATAGAATGCGTCAACATTATATTTTGATTCAAGGTTCTGAAAAGCGTAGCAAATAA